The following proteins are encoded in a genomic region of Phragmites australis chromosome 9, lpPhrAust1.1, whole genome shotgun sequence:
- the LOC133928348 gene encoding probable protein phosphatase 2C 47: MVAEAEVMHQAAVPVLEVQYHRCVAKGVEEVVGMSAARVAAPAEVGVEVDVAVELPHLRLEECDAAPSVSVEMLQFVPNIRSGSFADIGPRRYMEDEHIRIDDLSAHLGSLLVCPLPSAFYGVFDGHGGPDAAAYMKRHAMRFLFEDSEFPQASQVDAIYLQSVENSVRRAFLQADLALADDLDISRSSGTTALTALVFGRQLLVANAGDCRAVLCRKGIAMEMSRDHRANYVEECERVAASGGYIEDSYLNGVLSVTRALGDWDMKTPNGSTSPLIAEPEFHQTMLSEDDEFLIMGCDGVWDVMTSQHAVSIVRRGLRQHDDPERCARELVMEAKRLETADNLTVIVVCFVSELSSPQQEQPARPRSCKSLSTEALCNLRSWLGTDHS; this comes from the exons ATGGTAGCCGAGGCGGAGGTGATGCATCAGGCTGCCGTGCCGGTGCTGGAGGTGCAGTACCACCGGTGCgtggccaagggggtcgaggaggtCGTCGGGATGTCGGCGGCGAGGGTGGCAGCGCCAGCGGAGGTCGGGGTTGAGGTGGACGTCGCCGTTGAGTTGCCTCACCTG AGGTTGGAGGAGTGTGATGCTGCACCGAGTGTGTCTGTGGAGATGCTACAGTTTGTGCCCAACATTCGGTCGGGCAGCTTCGCTGATATTGGACCTAGGAGGTACATGGAAGATGAACACATACGGATAGATGATCTTTCTGCTCATCTTGGCTCGCTGTTGGTCTGCCCTTTGCCTAGTGCCTTCTATGGG GTTTTTGATGGCCATGGAGGTCCGGATGCTGCAGCCTACATGAAAAGGCATGCAATGAGGTTCCTCTTTGAGGACAGTGAGTTCCCACAAGCATCGCAAGTCGATGCAATATATCTTCAATCTGTTGAGAACTCTGTTCGCAGGGCTTTCCTGCAGGCAGATCTTGCTCTGGCTGATGATTTGGATATCAGTCGCTCTTCTGGAACCACGGCACTCACTGCATTAGTCTTTGGGAG GCAACTGTTGGTTGCAAATGCTGGGGACTGCCGCGCAGTCCTGTGCCGGAAAGGCATAGCAATGGAGATGTCTCGAGATCACAGGGCAAActatgttgaggagtgtgagagggTTGCCGCATCAGGGGGATACATCGAGGACAGCTATCTCAATGGTGTCCTCTCAGTGACACGGGCTTTAGGGGACTGGGACATGAAAACCCCCAACGGCTCGACATCTCCTCTCATCGCCGAGCCAGAGTTCCACCAGACCATGCTTTCTGAGGATGACGAGTTCCTCATCATGGGCTGCGACGGGGTATGGGACGTGATGACCAGCCAGCACGCGGTGAGCATCGTCCGGCGGGGGCTCCGTCAGCACGACGACCCCGAGCGGTGCGCGAGGGAGCTCGTGATGGAGGCGAAGCGGCTTGAGACGGCTGACAACCTCACCGTGATCGTGGTCTGCTTCGTTTCGGAGCTCAGCTCGCCGCAGCAGGAGCAGCCGGCGAGGCCGAGGAGCTGCAAGAGCCTGTCGACGGAGGCGCTCTGCAACCTGAGGAGCTGGCTGGGGACTGACCACAGCTAG